One genomic window of Blastopirellula retiformator includes the following:
- a CDS encoding prenyltransferase/squalene oxidase repeat-containing protein yields MDLDRLQRCYAIARDDLLAQRNPQGHWTGELSTSALSTATAVSALQLVVRNDPSQAERLQPLIEGGVRYLTENQNPDGGWGDTDRSYSNIATTMLAVAALTIAGCREALIEQIAFAENYIEARGGLAGLRRRYGKDKTFAVPILTNYALAGLVDWREVSPLPFELACLPQKFYKLMKLPVVSYAIPALVAIGQARYFHRPPWNPLLRGIRAASVKKSLAVLTRMQPASGGFLEAAPLTSFVVMSLASIGQAKHAVARNGVQFLIDSVRPDGSWPIDTNLANWATTLSINALAGGGEEVAQLDCLPWVLSNQYQEVHPFTGADPGGWGWTDLSGSVPDADDTPGAMLAIAHFFHSPASDNETRQQIVAAARSGARWMIDLQNGDGGWPTFCEGWGTQPFDRSGSDLTAHAIRALHAWRDHLADLPVSRAIERGFRYLEKQQRDDGSWLPLWFGNQDQFDDENPIYGTVKVLLAYRDLGRMTSDAARKGLKWLASQQNSDGGFGGGASVPTLCGGASESSVEETALAVEALLAGEKSDFSPETLPQAIGWLCAGVEEGSYVNCSPIGFYFSKLWYYEKLYPRVMTVASLGTALQAFASVPPAPATATTISDQ; encoded by the coding sequence ATGGACCTGGATCGACTTCAACGCTGTTATGCGATTGCCCGCGATGATCTGCTGGCGCAGCGAAATCCGCAGGGACACTGGACCGGCGAACTCTCGACGTCAGCCTTGTCGACGGCCACCGCGGTCAGCGCCCTGCAACTGGTCGTCCGGAATGATCCTTCCCAAGCCGAGCGTTTGCAACCGCTGATTGAGGGGGGCGTGCGATATCTCACCGAAAACCAAAATCCAGACGGCGGATGGGGGGACACCGACCGCAGCTATTCCAATATCGCCACAACGATGTTGGCGGTTGCGGCGCTGACGATCGCGGGGTGCCGCGAAGCTTTGATCGAGCAGATCGCCTTCGCGGAAAACTACATCGAAGCTCGTGGCGGTCTGGCGGGGCTCCGCCGCCGGTATGGCAAAGATAAGACGTTCGCCGTGCCGATTTTGACCAACTACGCACTGGCGGGATTGGTCGATTGGCGTGAGGTTTCGCCGCTGCCGTTTGAGCTCGCATGTCTACCGCAGAAGTTTTACAAGCTGATGAAATTGCCGGTCGTCAGTTATGCGATTCCGGCGCTGGTGGCGATTGGGCAAGCCCGCTACTTTCATCGCCCCCCCTGGAACCCGCTGCTGCGCGGCATTCGCGCCGCGTCGGTGAAGAAGAGCCTGGCGGTACTTACGCGAATGCAACCAGCCAGCGGCGGCTTTCTGGAAGCGGCGCCGCTGACCAGTTTTGTGGTGATGAGCCTGGCGAGTATTGGGCAAGCCAAGCATGCGGTTGCGAGAAACGGCGTGCAGTTTTTGATCGACTCGGTCCGGCCCGACGGTAGCTGGCCAATTGATACCAACCTGGCCAACTGGGCGACGACGTTGTCAATCAACGCTTTGGCCGGCGGCGGCGAAGAAGTCGCTCAGCTCGACTGTTTGCCCTGGGTACTGTCGAACCAATACCAAGAGGTTCACCCCTTTACCGGCGCCGATCCTGGCGGTTGGGGATGGACCGATTTAAGCGGTTCGGTTCCCGATGCGGATGATACGCCGGGAGCTATGTTAGCTATTGCACATTTTTTTCATTCCCCGGCAAGCGACAATGAAACGCGTCAGCAGATCGTCGCTGCCGCCCGAAGTGGCGCCCGGTGGATGATCGATCTGCAAAACGGCGACGGCGGCTGGCCCACCTTCTGCGAAGGTTGGGGAACGCAACCGTTTGACCGCAGCGGCAGCGATTTGACGGCGCATGCGATTCGCGCCTTGCACGCCTGGCGCGATCACTTAGCCGACCTGCCGGTCAGTCGAGCGATCGAGCGGGGGTTTCGCTACCTCGAAAAACAGCAGCGCGACGATGGATCGTGGTTGCCGCTCTGGTTCGGCAATCAGGATCAATTTGATGATGAGAACCCGATTTACGGGACGGTGAAAGTTTTGTTGGCTTACCGCGATCTGGGCAGAATGACGAGCGACGCGGCCCGCAAAGGGCTGAAGTGGCTGGCGTCGCAGCAGAATTCGGATGGCGGATTTGGGGGCGGAGCGAGCGTGCCTACTCTTTGCGGGGGGGCGAGCGAGAGCAGCGTTGAGGAGACGGCGCTGGCGGTCGAAGCCCTCTTGGCCGGGGAGAAAAGCGATTTTTCGCCTGAAACTCTGCCCCAAGCGATCGGATGGCTCTGTGCCGGGGTTGAAGAAGGAAGCTACGTAAACTGTTCGCCAATCGGTTTTTACTTCTCGAAGCTGTGGTATTATGAAAAGCTCTACCCGAGAGTCATGACGGTTGCGTCCCTGGGTACCGCGCTGCAAGCCTTCGCCAGCGTCCCGCCTGCCCCAGCGACCGCAACCACGATTTCCGATCAGTAA